In Fundidesulfovibrio magnetotacticus, a single window of DNA contains:
- a CDS encoding molybdopterin-dependent oxidoreductase, translating into MSERTVRSACTRHCGDGCALLVDVGPEGVRSVRGNPDHPFTRGRICAKTARFAQRLASPRRVTTPLVRHGADFRPASWDEALELIARRMDALRPTPERMLHIHYHASFGLLHQAGKFLFNTLGASGFSGAICLGAGAEAIRRDFGAIRQGPLEESAQAARIVNWGRNARAQSAHLAAMLGQARENGARVLAIHPGDASYDRDHEIILRPGTDRLLAAAALKLLAARGQLSPLALDRCANAGAFLELLDRWPLDDLLEACDVPLEQARTLADWYAPANAPCPPGLLDATATHIGRGLQRYAHGGASVRFVDALAMLSGNVGRPGGGVWFLSPDPGLAAWDWTGVPPGPSRRFPIAGLARAVEAADPPVDFVWVEGMNLVTQCPESLALERMLRERFTVVVEPFLTDTARAATVVLPPALMLECEDVLRPGEHAGLLHAAKAVDPPGECLPNFEIAARLGARLADPVILPDAETVMEAALRDGKAGWTLETLRREGWLAAPVDPAPWSGGIFAHADGLYHLPDALPSYSPVDPDFPLRLLSPVRREHLLSQIPEDEQQAPPTLYLSPRAAAFDALDLSGPVLLETALGSMTVRVESLPGLHPETAVYPRGDWLSHGGCVNRLIRGRTADLGGQAAYYEERARLVNAPVA; encoded by the coding sequence GTGTCCGAGCGAACCGTCCGGAGCGCCTGCACGCGCCACTGCGGCGACGGCTGCGCCCTGCTGGTGGACGTGGGGCCTGAAGGCGTCCGAAGCGTCCGGGGCAACCCGGACCACCCCTTCACGCGGGGGCGCATCTGCGCCAAGACCGCGCGCTTCGCCCAGCGCCTCGCCAGTCCCCGGCGCGTCACCACGCCCCTGGTCCGCCATGGCGCGGACTTCCGTCCCGCCTCCTGGGACGAAGCCCTGGAGCTGATCGCCCGGCGCATGGACGCTCTGCGCCCCACGCCGGAGCGCATGCTCCACATCCACTACCACGCCTCCTTCGGGCTGCTGCATCAGGCCGGAAAATTCCTCTTCAACACCCTGGGCGCGTCGGGCTTCTCCGGGGCCATCTGCCTGGGGGCCGGCGCCGAGGCCATCCGCCGGGACTTCGGGGCCATCCGGCAGGGGCCGCTCGAAGAATCCGCGCAGGCCGCCCGCATCGTCAACTGGGGCCGCAACGCCCGCGCGCAGTCCGCACACCTGGCGGCCATGCTGGGCCAGGCCCGCGAGAACGGCGCGCGCGTGCTGGCCATCCACCCCGGCGACGCTTCCTACGACCGCGACCACGAGATCATCCTGCGCCCCGGCACGGACCGCTTACTGGCCGCCGCCGCGCTCAAGCTGCTGGCCGCACGCGGCCAACTCTCCCCGCTGGCCCTCGATCGCTGCGCCAACGCCGGGGCCTTCCTGGAACTTCTGGACCGCTGGCCCCTGGACGACCTGCTGGAAGCCTGCGACGTCCCCCTCGAACAGGCCCGGACCCTCGCGGACTGGTACGCCCCCGCCAACGCCCCCTGCCCTCCCGGACTCCTCGACGCCACAGCCACCCACATCGGCCGGGGCCTGCAGCGCTACGCCCACGGCGGGGCCAGCGTGCGCTTCGTGGACGCCCTGGCCATGCTCTCGGGCAACGTGGGCCGCCCCGGCGGCGGCGTGTGGTTCCTCTCCCCGGACCCCGGCCTCGCCGCCTGGGACTGGACCGGCGTCCCCCCCGGACCCTCCCGCCGCTTCCCCATCGCCGGACTGGCCCGCGCCGTGGAGGCCGCCGACCCGCCCGTGGACTTCGTCTGGGTGGAGGGCATGAACCTCGTCACCCAATGCCCGGAGAGCCTGGCCCTGGAGCGCATGCTCCGGGAACGCTTCACCGTGGTGGTTGAGCCCTTCCTCACCGACACGGCTCGCGCCGCCACCGTGGTGCTGCCCCCGGCGCTCATGCTTGAATGCGAAGACGTGCTGCGCCCGGGCGAACACGCGGGACTGCTCCACGCGGCCAAGGCCGTGGACCCGCCCGGGGAGTGCCTGCCCAACTTCGAGATAGCCGCCCGTCTGGGCGCGCGGCTGGCCGATCCCGTGATCCTGCCGGACGCCGAGACTGTGATGGAAGCCGCCCTGCGCGACGGCAAGGCGGGCTGGACCCTGGAGACCCTGCGCCGCGAGGGCTGGCTGGCCGCCCCCGTCGACCCCGCGCCCTGGTCCGGCGGCATCTTCGCCCACGCCGACGGGCTCTACCATCTGCCGGACGCCCTGCCCTCCTACTCCCCTGTGGACCCGGACTTCCCGCTGCGCCTGCTCTCGCCCGTGCGGCGCGAGCACCTGCTCTCCCAGATCCCCGAGGACGAGCAGCAGGCCCCGCCCACGCTCTATCTCTCGCCCCGGGCCGCGGCCTTCGACGCCCTGGACCTCTCCGGCCCCGTGCTCCTGGAGACGGCCCTGGGCTCCATGACCGTGCGCGTGGAGTCCCTGCCCGGCCTGCACCCCGAGACGGCGGTCTACCCGCGCGGCGACTGGCTCTCGCACGGAGGCTGCGTCAACCGCCTGATCCGGGGCCGCACCGCCGACCTGGGCGGGCAGGCAGCCTACTACGAAGAACGAGCCCGCCTGGTGAACGCCCCGGTCGCCTGA
- the glyA gene encoding serine hydroxymethyltransferase, translating to MRAHRDLLQSADPEVFAALAGEESRQASGIELIPSENYTYPEVLALLGSVFTNKYSEGYPGRRYYGGQRYTDQVEELARQRACKLFRCEHVNVQPLSGSPMNQAVYLGLLEPGDTILAMDLSHGGHLTHGAPVSHMGRLFNFVRYKTDPADGTIDFDAVRAMARAHKPRLVLCGYTSYPRDLDYAAFKDVADEAGAFTMCDASHYAGLVAGGVMRNPFDAGFDVVTTTSHKSLRGPRGGIILCRKELAQRIDKSVFPGLQGGPHMNAVAGIAVTLGKALEPAFAVYARQVLANARALAAALAARGAPLVTGGTDNHMLVVNTQQGYNLDGKTAEELLDEAGLTTNKQIVPDDPNPPLKPSGIRLGTPAATTRGMMEQEMDRLAGWIDALLRNPRDAALRATVRAEVATMCAGFPVPGLQ from the coding sequence ATGCGCGCCCACCGTGACCTGCTTCAATCCGCCGATCCCGAAGTCTTCGCCGCCCTGGCCGGGGAAGAGTCCCGCCAGGCCTCCGGCATCGAGTTGATCCCCAGCGAAAACTACACCTATCCCGAAGTGCTCGCCCTCCTGGGCAGCGTGTTCACCAACAAGTACTCCGAAGGTTACCCCGGACGCCGCTACTACGGCGGACAGCGCTACACCGACCAGGTGGAGGAGCTGGCCCGTCAGCGCGCCTGCAAACTCTTCCGCTGCGAACACGTCAACGTGCAGCCCCTCTCGGGCTCGCCCATGAACCAGGCCGTCTACCTGGGGCTCCTGGAACCCGGCGACACCATCCTGGCCATGGACCTCTCCCACGGCGGACACCTCACCCACGGCGCGCCCGTCTCCCACATGGGCAGGCTCTTCAACTTCGTGCGCTACAAGACCGACCCCGCCGACGGGACCATCGACTTCGACGCCGTGCGCGCCATGGCCCGCGCCCACAAGCCCAGGCTGGTGCTCTGCGGCTACACCTCCTACCCGCGAGACCTGGACTACGCCGCCTTCAAGGACGTGGCCGACGAGGCAGGAGCCTTCACCATGTGCGACGCCTCCCACTACGCCGGACTCGTGGCCGGCGGCGTGATGCGCAACCCCTTCGACGCGGGCTTCGACGTGGTGACCACCACCTCCCACAAAAGCCTGCGAGGCCCGCGCGGCGGCATCATCCTCTGCCGCAAGGAACTGGCCCAGCGCATCGACAAGTCCGTGTTCCCCGGGCTCCAGGGCGGCCCCCACATGAACGCCGTGGCGGGCATCGCCGTCACCCTGGGCAAAGCCCTGGAGCCCGCCTTCGCCGTCTACGCCCGACAGGTTCTCGCTAACGCCCGCGCCCTGGCCGCCGCGCTCGCCGCACGCGGCGCGCCCCTCGTCACCGGCGGCACCGACAACCACATGCTCGTGGTGAACACCCAGCAAGGCTACAACCTGGACGGCAAAACCGCCGAAGAACTCCTCGACGAAGCAGGCCTGACCACCAACAAACAAATCGTCCCCGACGACCCCAATCCGCCCCTCAAACCCAGCGGCATCCGCCTGGGCACCCCGGCAGCCACCACGCGCGGCATGATGGAGCAGGAGATGGACCGCCTGGCAGGCTGGATCGACGCCCTGTTGCGCAACCCCCGGGACGCTGCCCTGCGCGCGACAGTGCGCGCTGAAGTGGCGACGATGTGCGCCGGATTCCCCGTGCCAGGCCTGCAATAA
- a CDS encoding Maf family protein, protein MSNGAFVERADIVLASASPRRKELLGSLGIAYRVIPSLVDEPDPDPAETPGGYALRMARLKARDVAWGHPGSYVLGADTVVAVGGHILGKPRDQADSRRMTAMLAGREHTVVTGCCLIGPGGAALWEEAVSSRVTFARLTEEAIAAYAATKEPMDKAGGYAIQGLGAFMIERIEGSYTSVVGLPLAEVVAVLAAHKAIAARGV, encoded by the coding sequence GTGAGCAACGGAGCATTCGTGGAGAGAGCCGACATCGTGCTGGCGTCGGCTTCGCCCCGGCGCAAGGAGCTGCTGGGGTCGCTGGGCATCGCGTACCGGGTGATTCCCTCCCTGGTGGACGAGCCCGACCCGGACCCGGCCGAGACGCCGGGCGGCTACGCCCTGCGCATGGCGCGGCTGAAGGCGCGCGACGTGGCCTGGGGTCATCCGGGCTCGTACGTGCTGGGGGCGGACACGGTGGTGGCCGTGGGGGGGCACATCCTGGGCAAGCCCCGGGATCAGGCCGATTCCCGGCGCATGACCGCCATGCTGGCCGGGCGGGAGCACACGGTGGTCACCGGATGCTGCCTGATTGGCCCTGGCGGCGCGGCGCTCTGGGAGGAGGCCGTATCCTCCAGGGTGACGTTCGCGCGGCTCACGGAGGAGGCCATCGCGGCCTACGCCGCGACCAAGGAACCGATGGACAAGGCGGGCGGCTACGCCATCCAGGGCCTGGGCGCGTTCATGATCGAGCGCATCGAGGGTTCGTACACGAGCGTGGTGGGCCTGCCGCTGGCGGAGGTTGTGGCGGTGCTGGCGGCGCACAAGGCGATCGCCGCCAGGGGCGTTTAA
- a CDS encoding class I SAM-dependent methyltransferase, whose amino-acid sequence MENASPQSGPRLILHVGCGTRDPEKLPPDYRPPAWREIRLDINPAAEPDFVGDIREMPVIADGSVDAVFSSHNLEHLHAHEVPLALREFYRVLAPGGHALVTCPDLQQVARLIVEGRILEPVFSPPAGPVTPLDMVYGYRPSLARGNQHMAHRTGFTPDTLKSLLEEAGFTNVRTTTRPEPFLDIWAMGIKPA is encoded by the coding sequence ATGGAAAACGCCTCTCCCCAGTCCGGCCCCCGGCTCATCCTGCACGTGGGGTGCGGAACGCGCGACCCGGAGAAACTCCCGCCCGACTACCGGCCGCCCGCCTGGCGGGAAATCCGCCTGGACATCAATCCGGCGGCGGAGCCGGACTTCGTGGGCGACATCCGCGAGATGCCGGTGATCGCCGACGGCAGCGTGGACGCCGTGTTTTCCTCGCACAACCTGGAGCACCTTCATGCGCACGAGGTCCCCCTTGCGTTGCGGGAGTTTTACCGCGTGCTCGCGCCCGGGGGGCACGCGCTCGTCACCTGCCCGGACCTCCAGCAGGTGGCCCGGCTCATCGTCGAGGGCCGCATCCTGGAGCCCGTCTTCTCGCCGCCTGCCGGACCCGTTACTCCCCTGGACATGGTCTACGGCTACCGGCCCAGCCTGGCCAGGGGCAACCAGCACATGGCACACCGCACGGGCTTCACCCCGGACACGCTGAAAAGCCTGCTCGAAGAGGCGGGCTTCACGAACGTGCGCACCACCACGCGCCCGGAACCGTTTCTGGACATCTGGGCCATGGGCATCAAGCCCGCCTGA
- a CDS encoding pyridoxamine 5'-phosphate oxidase family protein, which translates to MFNETFREVAAHEGVVSIVSCADGEAHVANTWNSYLVMADGVRLLIPAWKMRKTEEKVLKNPKVLLTLGSREVKGRMGPGTGFLLEGAARFVERGEEFAMMKERFPFLTRVLEVTVTGLRQTI; encoded by the coding sequence ATGTTCAACGAAACGTTCAGGGAAGTGGCGGCACACGAGGGCGTGGTGTCCATCGTGTCGTGTGCGGACGGCGAGGCCCACGTGGCGAACACCTGGAACTCCTACCTGGTCATGGCCGACGGCGTGAGGCTGCTCATCCCGGCCTGGAAGATGCGCAAGACCGAGGAGAAGGTGCTCAAAAACCCCAAGGTGCTGCTCACACTCGGGAGCCGGGAGGTGAAAGGGCGCATGGGTCCGGGGACGGGCTTCCTGCTGGAGGGCGCGGCGCGCTTCGTGGAGCGGGGCGAGGAGTTCGCGATGATGAAGGAACGGTTCCCTTTCCTCACCCGGGTGCTGGAGGTCACCGTCACCGGACTGCGGCAGACGATCTAG